Genomic DNA from Haloplanus aerogenes:
TGTAACCACTACGACATGCCCATCTCCGACCTGAAACAGCAGCCGGTGAAACCCGGCGAGGAGCTCGTCGTCGAGGTGACCGACATCCACGAGAGCGGGTCGGGCGTCGGCCGCACCGAAGACGGCTTCATCGTCCTCGTCGACGGGACGCTCCCACCGGCCCGGGCGCGCGTCCGTATCGACCGCGTGAAGGCGAACCACGCCACCGCGGAGGAAGTCGAACGCCTGCCGATGGAGGACGAGGAGGAGGAAGACGACGAGTCGGCGGCGGACGACGACACGGGCAGTGAGTCGGGCACCCGAGACTCGGGACGGCCCGAACAGCTAGGCAGCCGAGACAACTTCTGGGGCGGGTAGTCGA
This window encodes:
- a CDS encoding TRAM domain-containing protein, with the translated sequence MANCPLADDCPSFSERIQGMGCQHYGDRGGAEWCNHYDMPISDLKQQPVKPGEELVVEVTDIHESGSGVGRTEDGFIVLVDGTLPPARARVRIDRVKANHATAEEVERLPMEDEEEEDDESAADDDTGSESGTRDSGRPEQLGSRDNFWGG